One region of Microbacterium sp. M28 genomic DNA includes:
- a CDS encoding ABC transporter ATP-binding protein has product MPDPLLTVHDFSVVYDVDPPVAAVKNVTLELQRGEILGLAGESGCGKTTLAYGVQRLLKAPAVITSGSVTFHDAGGEDIDVGSLDAEQMRRFRWDKISMVFQGAMNALNPVATIGSQLSDVFEVHRPGMNRRQREAAVKELLEIVKVGAQRMRSYPHELSGGMRQRVMIAMALALRPQLMVMDEPTTALDVLVQREILRQISQLRAEFGFSVIFITHDLPLLLEISDRIAIMREGQIVELDTAERIWNAPQDEYTRTLLSSFPRLTGEKGVVVR; this is encoded by the coding sequence ATGCCAGACCCTCTGCTGACCGTGCACGACTTTTCGGTCGTCTACGACGTCGACCCTCCCGTCGCAGCGGTGAAGAATGTGACCCTCGAACTCCAGCGCGGCGAGATCCTCGGCCTCGCCGGTGAATCCGGTTGCGGCAAGACGACGCTCGCCTACGGCGTCCAGCGCCTGCTCAAGGCGCCGGCCGTGATCACGAGCGGATCCGTCACCTTCCACGACGCCGGGGGTGAGGACATCGACGTCGGATCGCTGGATGCCGAGCAGATGCGCCGCTTCCGGTGGGACAAGATCTCCATGGTGTTCCAGGGGGCGATGAACGCTCTGAACCCCGTCGCGACGATCGGCTCGCAGCTGTCCGACGTGTTCGAGGTGCACCGCCCCGGTATGAACCGTCGGCAGCGTGAAGCCGCCGTCAAGGAGCTGCTCGAGATCGTCAAGGTGGGCGCGCAGCGCATGCGCTCCTATCCGCACGAACTGTCCGGCGGCATGCGTCAGCGCGTCATGATCGCGATGGCGCTCGCCCTGCGTCCCCAGCTGATGGTGATGGACGAGCCGACCACCGCGCTGGACGTCCTCGTGCAGCGCGAGATCCTCCGCCAGATCTCGCAGCTGCGGGCCGAGTTCGGGTTCTCGGTCATCTTCATCACCCACGATCTTCCGCTGCTGTTGGAGATCAGCGACCGCATCGCGATCATGCGCGAGGGGCAGATCGTCGAGCTGGATACCGCGGAGCGGATCTGGAACGCTCCTCAGGACGAGTACACC
- a CDS encoding ABC transporter substrate-binding protein codes for MKLRKSLIAAFAVATLGATVLAGCASGGGTGDDAGGDQPALTIAKPDGAITTESHNPYLGDSSASKYGYAKVIFEPLALVNPTGDLGTTPWLAESVEWNEDYTELTVVPRADVTWSDGEPFTGDDIVFTFDQFLSGKLTDSSGLKYEGATVDGDRITLKFADSKFTSQARVLHTPIVPKHIWENIEDPNTDPLTEDGLAVGTGPYTLSSWTTESVTLAANEDYWGGELAVPELHYVSYGDNAALTTALASGDADWAQAFIPQIEESYLSVDEDNQFLVSPTAGAGTLFFNLQTKPFNDPALREALAWTIDRDAYVDIAREGASDPIWNVTGLGTLLEDEILPEYKDQNYSIDVDKAKQVLTGAGYTWKDDKLIDPDGEPVSFSISVPAGWSDWNTEQALLAEELDEALGIEVKVDQPDWGGWDAARQEGTFQAIIHWLEDTGNVYGLYTSTMDPKWIVDDKAQFNFGRFEDPGVTEALNTYANAASEEDRAAASAVLQKSFAENVPAIPLGAHPLLGEFNTRNYVGWPSEEDQYASGDPTQPAVVQVLTKLTAK; via the coding sequence ATGAAGCTCAGAAAGTCCCTCATCGCCGCGTTCGCCGTCGCGACGCTCGGTGCGACGGTGCTCGCCGGATGCGCGTCCGGCGGTGGCACCGGAGACGACGCCGGCGGCGACCAGCCCGCCCTCACGATCGCGAAGCCGGACGGCGCGATCACCACCGAGTCCCACAATCCGTACCTGGGCGACTCGTCCGCGTCGAAGTACGGTTACGCCAAGGTCATCTTCGAGCCCCTCGCGCTTGTGAACCCCACCGGCGACCTGGGCACCACGCCGTGGCTCGCTGAATCGGTCGAGTGGAACGAGGACTACACCGAGCTCACGGTCGTACCACGCGCCGACGTCACCTGGAGCGACGGCGAGCCCTTCACGGGCGACGACATCGTCTTCACGTTCGACCAGTTCCTGAGCGGCAAGCTCACCGACTCTTCCGGGCTGAAGTACGAGGGCGCCACGGTCGACGGCGACAGGATCACCCTGAAGTTCGCCGATTCGAAGTTCACCTCGCAGGCGCGCGTCCTTCATACCCCGATCGTGCCCAAGCACATCTGGGAGAACATCGAAGACCCCAACACCGACCCGCTCACCGAGGATGGCCTCGCGGTCGGCACCGGCCCGTACACGCTGTCGAGCTGGACCACCGAGTCCGTCACCCTCGCGGCGAACGAGGACTACTGGGGCGGCGAGCTGGCCGTGCCCGAGCTGCACTACGTCTCCTATGGCGACAACGCGGCCCTCACCACGGCACTCGCCTCCGGCGACGCCGACTGGGCGCAGGCGTTCATCCCGCAGATCGAGGAGAGCTACCTCTCCGTCGACGAGGACAACCAGTTCCTCGTCTCGCCGACGGCCGGCGCCGGCACGCTGTTCTTCAACCTGCAGACCAAGCCGTTCAACGACCCGGCGCTGCGCGAGGCTCTGGCGTGGACGATCGACCGTGATGCCTACGTCGACATCGCGCGTGAAGGCGCCAGCGACCCGATCTGGAATGTGACCGGCCTCGGCACGCTCCTCGAGGACGAGATCCTCCCGGAGTACAAGGACCAGAACTACTCGATCGACGTCGACAAGGCCAAGCAGGTCCTCACGGGGGCCGGCTACACCTGGAAGGACGACAAGCTCATCGATCCCGATGGCGAGCCCGTCTCGTTCTCGATCTCCGTCCCCGCCGGGTGGAGCGACTGGAACACCGAGCAGGCGCTCCTGGCCGAGGAGCTCGACGAGGCGCTCGGCATCGAGGTCAAGGTCGACCAGCCCGACTGGGGCGGGTGGGACGCGGCCCGTCAGGAAGGCACCTTCCAGGCGATCATCCACTGGCTCGAGGACACCGGGAACGTTTACGGCCTGTACACCTCGACCATGGACCCGAAGTGGATCGTCGACGACAAGGCGCAGTTCAACTTCGGCCGCTTCGAGGACCCGGGGGTGACCGAGGCGCTGAACACCTACGCCAACGCCGCCTCCGAGGAGGACCGCGCTGCGGCATCCGCTGTGCTGCAGAAGTCCTTCGCCGAGAACGTGCCGGCGATCCCGCTGGGAGCGCACCCGCTGCTGGGCGAGTTCAACACCCGCAACTACGTCGGCTGGCCGAGCGAGGAGGACCAGTACGCGTCCGGTGACCCGACGCAGCCGGCCGTCGTGCAGGTGCTGACGAAGCTGACCGCCAAGTAA
- a CDS encoding TetR/AcrR family transcriptional regulator: protein MVNSEDAVRTRPATRAKREQILKAAVEIFGNKGSTNGTLADVAEQVGITHAGVLHHFGSKQKLLLEVLAYRDQADVEDLESKRIPHGPELFMHLVKTAFENEKRPGIVQAYTVLSAESVTDEHPGREYFEHRYTVLRKDVSDAFADLCAQEGVTDTETVSAASASILAVMDGLQLQWLLHPDVVALGEASEFAIRAIVNAVVRPGPELSTYAAR, encoded by the coding sequence GTGGTCAATAGCGAGGATGCCGTGCGCACCCGCCCCGCAACGCGCGCGAAGCGCGAGCAGATCCTCAAGGCGGCGGTGGAGATCTTCGGCAACAAGGGCTCGACGAACGGCACGCTCGCCGACGTCGCCGAGCAGGTCGGCATCACCCACGCGGGGGTGCTGCACCACTTCGGGTCGAAGCAGAAGCTGCTGCTGGAGGTGCTCGCATACCGCGATCAGGCCGACGTCGAGGATCTCGAGTCCAAGCGCATCCCGCATGGACCCGAGTTGTTCATGCACCTGGTCAAGACGGCGTTCGAGAACGAGAAACGCCCGGGCATCGTGCAGGCGTACACGGTGCTGTCCGCGGAATCCGTCACCGACGAACACCCGGGGCGCGAGTACTTCGAGCACCGCTACACCGTGCTGCGCAAAGACGTATCGGACGCCTTCGCCGATCTGTGTGCTCAGGAGGGCGTGACGGACACCGAGACGGTGTCCGCGGCATCCGCATCGATTCTGGCGGTCATGGACGGGCTGCAGCTGCAGTGGCTGCTGCATCCGGACGTCGTGGCGCTCGGCGAGGCGAGTGAGTTCGCGATCCGCGCGATCGTCAACGCCGTGGTACGCCCCGGCCCCGAACTGTCGACCTATGCCGCGCGCTGA
- a CDS encoding amidohydrolase yields MTIDLEALYLDLHRHPELSFQETRTAGIAAQHLRDLGLEVEEGVGITGVVGLLANGDGPTVWLRADMDALPVEEQTGLPYASTATGVDPSGTTVPVMHACGHDMHVTAMIGAVEQLVATRDEWSGTVVVLIQPAEEYGAGARAMLDAGILDRYPRPDIVLGQHVTPLPAGIIGVRSGTQMAASDGLTVTLHGRGGHGSRPHTTIDPVVMAAATVMRLQTIASRETDPQGVAVVTVGSIHAGLKNNIIPTEAKLELSLRYPDDASRAAVLASVERIVRAEALASGAEQEPEIRTDHTLPPTINDADAVARVTAAFQRELGETSVMDPGMITGSEDVSWFARDAGVPLVFWFWGGVDPATFAAATANDTVSHDIPTNHSPLYAPEIHPTIEVGVTALATAAREFLD; encoded by the coding sequence ATGACCATCGACCTCGAGGCGCTGTACCTCGATCTGCACCGGCATCCGGAGCTGTCCTTCCAGGAGACGCGCACGGCCGGGATCGCCGCGCAGCACCTGCGCGACCTCGGCCTCGAGGTGGAGGAGGGCGTCGGGATCACCGGTGTCGTCGGGCTTCTCGCGAACGGCGATGGACCCACCGTGTGGCTGCGCGCCGATATGGACGCCCTGCCGGTCGAAGAGCAGACCGGCCTGCCGTATGCGAGCACGGCGACCGGCGTCGACCCGTCGGGGACGACGGTGCCGGTCATGCACGCGTGCGGTCACGACATGCATGTCACGGCGATGATCGGAGCGGTCGAGCAGCTGGTCGCCACCCGCGACGAGTGGTCCGGCACGGTCGTGGTGCTGATCCAGCCGGCCGAGGAGTACGGCGCCGGCGCACGGGCCATGCTGGATGCCGGGATCCTGGATCGCTACCCCCGCCCCGACATCGTGCTCGGCCAGCACGTCACCCCGCTGCCCGCCGGCATCATCGGCGTCCGAAGCGGCACGCAGATGGCGGCATCCGACGGTCTGACCGTGACCCTGCACGGCCGCGGCGGGCACGGCTCCCGCCCGCACACCACGATCGATCCCGTCGTGATGGCGGCGGCGACCGTCATGCGCCTGCAGACCATCGCGTCCCGCGAGACCGACCCTCAGGGCGTCGCGGTCGTCACGGTCGGCTCGATCCACGCCGGGCTCAAGAACAACATCATCCCGACCGAGGCCAAGCTCGAACTCAGCCTGCGCTACCCGGACGACGCATCACGCGCCGCCGTCCTCGCGAGCGTCGAGCGGATCGTGCGGGCCGAGGCGCTGGCTTCCGGCGCCGAGCAGGAGCCCGAGATCCGCACCGATCACACGCTGCCGCCGACGATCAATGACGCGGATGCCGTCGCTCGCGTGACCGCGGCGTTCCAGCGCGAGCTGGGCGAGACCTCGGTGATGGATCCGGGCATGATCACCGGCAGCGAGGACGTCTCGTGGTTCGCGAGGGATGCCGGCGTCCCCCTGGTGTTCTGGTTCTGGGGCGGAGTCGACCCGGCGACGTTCGCCGCGGCGACGGCGAACGACACGGTCTCGCACGACATCCCGACGAACCACTCTCCGCTGTACGCGCCGGAGATCCACCCGACCATCGAGGTCGGCGTGACGGCGCTGGCGACGGCGGCCAGGGAGTTCCTGGACTGA
- a CDS encoding GTP pyrophosphokinase family protein, translating to MTTVDVSEDSIRQTKELRDEFQRFLREYEFGMREVETKISILRDEFTHDHAYNPIEHVKSRLKSPDSIVEKIARKGIAEPDFERIRTEITDIAGVRVTCSFVADVYLLFDLLTAQDDVTVRVVKDYIANPKPNGYKSLHAILEVPVFLSTGALSVPVEVQFRTIAMDFWASLEHKIYYKFSNQVPSHLVSSLSDAADAAAELDVRMERLHREAHGSPNRQLAPAPPRIVQV from the coding sequence ATGACGACCGTTGACGTCTCCGAGGATTCGATACGCCAGACCAAGGAGCTCCGTGACGAGTTCCAGCGCTTCCTGCGCGAGTACGAGTTCGGCATGCGAGAGGTCGAGACGAAGATCTCGATCCTTCGGGACGAGTTCACCCACGACCACGCGTACAACCCGATCGAGCACGTCAAGAGCCGCTTGAAGTCGCCGGACAGCATCGTCGAGAAGATCGCCCGCAAGGGCATAGCCGAGCCGGATTTCGAACGCATCCGCACCGAGATCACCGATATCGCCGGCGTGCGCGTGACGTGCAGCTTCGTCGCCGACGTGTACCTGCTGTTCGATCTGCTCACCGCGCAGGACGACGTGACGGTCCGCGTCGTCAAGGACTACATCGCGAACCCGAAGCCCAACGGCTACAAGAGTCTGCACGCGATCCTCGAGGTGCCGGTGTTCCTGTCCACCGGTGCGCTGTCCGTCCCCGTCGAGGTGCAGTTCCGCACGATCGCCATGGATTTCTGGGCGAGCCTGGAGCACAAGATCTACTACAAGTTCTCGAACCAGGTGCCGTCGCATCTGGTGAGCAGCCTGTCGGATGCCGCGGACGCGGCCGCCGAGCTCGACGTCCGCATGGAGCGGCTGCACCGCGAAGCGCACGGATCGCCGAACCGTCAGCTCGCCCCCGCGCCGCCGCGCATCGTCCAGGTCTGA
- a CDS encoding VanZ family protein, producing MGDQVWLAFIAIAIGVGFGILLFVPFVAISYRRRGRLTLGRTLLWLAALVYFWAIWTYTLLPLPDPETIRCVGAITDPMAVVRDIQKAVAAPGNTLTQPALLQLVFNVMLFVPLGAFLRILGGRGILAALLVGLGLSLLIETTQLTGVWGLYPCAYRFFDVGDLMTNALGAVIGSALALVVPRSMRGMAAKPDAALPRPVTRGRRAVAMLCDALGFGFVVTGTSVVTQVWLQYVVQDRQAVLDGRIAELVSLTAASGLWLVVILATGRSVGDLAVQLRYRGARMPVPLARALRWAGGIGGIGALQLLGGVFDALSSWLMLLAVVLLFTTRRGRGLPGLLSGQELTDARADATSSDIP from the coding sequence GTGGGGGATCAGGTCTGGCTCGCGTTCATCGCCATCGCGATCGGCGTGGGGTTCGGCATCCTGCTGTTCGTCCCCTTCGTCGCGATCAGCTACCGACGTCGAGGGCGGTTGACGCTCGGCCGCACGCTGCTCTGGCTGGCCGCGCTCGTCTACTTCTGGGCGATCTGGACCTACACGCTGCTGCCGCTGCCCGATCCCGAGACGATCCGCTGCGTCGGCGCCATCACCGATCCGATGGCGGTCGTCCGAGACATCCAGAAGGCCGTCGCCGCCCCGGGGAACACGTTGACGCAGCCGGCGCTGCTGCAGCTCGTCTTCAACGTGATGCTGTTCGTTCCCCTCGGTGCGTTCCTGCGGATCCTCGGTGGCCGCGGCATCCTGGCGGCGCTGCTCGTCGGCCTCGGGCTCTCGCTGCTGATCGAGACCACCCAGCTGACCGGCGTCTGGGGGCTGTACCCGTGCGCGTACCGCTTCTTCGACGTCGGTGACCTGATGACGAACGCGCTCGGTGCGGTCATCGGGTCGGCACTCGCGCTCGTCGTGCCCCGATCGATGCGCGGCATGGCGGCGAAACCGGATGCTGCGCTGCCGCGACCCGTGACGCGTGGGCGTCGCGCCGTCGCGATGCTGTGCGACGCGCTCGGCTTCGGCTTCGTCGTCACCGGCACCAGCGTCGTCACCCAGGTCTGGTTGCAGTACGTCGTCCAGGATCGGCAGGCTGTGCTCGACGGTCGGATCGCCGAGCTCGTCAGCCTGACGGCGGCATCCGGACTCTGGCTCGTCGTGATCCTCGCCACCGGCCGATCGGTCGGCGATCTCGCCGTGCAGCTGCGCTATCGAGGAGCGCGGATGCCCGTCCCGCTCGCCCGTGCTCTGCGCTGGGCGGGTGGCATCGGCGGGATCGGTGCTCTGCAACTTCTGGGCGGAGTGTTCGACGCGCTGTCGTCCTGGCTCATGCTGCTCGCCGTCGTGCTGCTGTTCACGACCCGGCGCGGCCGAGGACTGCCGGGACTGCTGTCGGGTCAGGAGCTCACCGACGCCCGGGCGGATGCCACGTCATCGGACATCCCGTGA
- a CDS encoding potassium-transporting ATPase subunit F, with amino-acid sequence MIVFEIAAVGLALAAVVYLVIALVLPERF; translated from the coding sequence ATGATCGTCTTCGAGATCGCGGCCGTGGGCCTCGCCCTGGCGGCCGTCGTGTACCTCGTCATCGCCCTCGTCCTCCCGGAGCGCTTCTGA
- the kdpA gene encoding potassium-transporting ATPase subunit KdpA translates to MAATIWLGLLQAATLIAVLVVLYRPLGDYIARTYASPRHLRVEGWAYRAIGVDPDSEQTWRAYARGVLVFSVTGLLLVYALQRVQALLPQSLGLPAVPEGLAFNTAASFVANTNWQSYSPEQTMGYTVQLAGLTVQNFVSAAVGLAVAVALIRGFARRGSTTIGNFWVDLTRGLGRILLPIAAIGALALIAGGVVQNFAGFTDVTSLSGGAQAIPGGPVASQEAIKLLGTNGGGFFNANSAHPFENPTAWTNLLEIVLILAIPFSLPRAFGRMVGDDRQGYAIAAVMGVIFLVSTFALSALELAGRGSAPELAGAAMEGKEQRFGILGSTLFGSASTLTSTGAVNSMHDSYTALGGMMPMLNMMLGEVAPGGVGSGLYGMLVLAVIAVFVGGLLVGRTPEYLGKRIGPREIKLASLYILVTPILVLGGTALSFAIPGIRDDVAGTSILNPGVHGMSEVLYAFTSAANNNGSAFAGLTANTPWFNTALGIAMLLGRFLPIVLVLALAGSLAAQERIPATTGTLPTHRPQFVGLLTVVAVVITALTYFPVLTLGPLAEGLV, encoded by the coding sequence ATGGCCGCCACGATCTGGCTCGGCCTGCTGCAGGCCGCGACGCTCATCGCCGTGCTCGTGGTGCTGTACCGCCCGCTGGGCGACTACATCGCCAGGACCTACGCATCCCCGCGGCATCTGCGCGTCGAGGGATGGGCCTACCGTGCGATCGGCGTCGATCCGGATTCCGAGCAGACCTGGCGGGCCTACGCCAGGGGCGTTCTGGTCTTCTCCGTCACCGGGCTCCTCCTCGTCTACGCGCTGCAGCGGGTACAGGCGCTCCTTCCGCAGTCGCTCGGGCTGCCCGCCGTCCCGGAGGGTCTGGCCTTCAACACCGCGGCGTCCTTCGTCGCGAACACCAACTGGCAGTCCTACTCGCCGGAGCAGACCATGGGCTACACGGTCCAGCTCGCCGGTCTCACCGTGCAGAACTTCGTCTCCGCCGCGGTCGGTCTCGCCGTCGCCGTCGCCCTCATCCGCGGCTTCGCGCGCCGCGGATCGACGACGATCGGGAACTTCTGGGTCGACCTCACCCGTGGCCTGGGGCGCATCCTGCTCCCGATCGCCGCGATCGGCGCCCTGGCCCTGATCGCCGGCGGCGTGGTGCAGAACTTCGCCGGATTCACCGACGTGACCTCCCTCTCGGGCGGTGCGCAGGCGATTCCCGGCGGCCCCGTCGCGTCGCAGGAGGCCATCAAGCTCCTCGGGACCAACGGCGGCGGCTTCTTCAATGCCAACTCCGCGCACCCGTTCGAGAACCCGACAGCCTGGACGAACCTGCTCGAGATCGTCCTGATTCTCGCCATCCCGTTCTCCCTGCCCCGGGCGTTCGGGCGCATGGTCGGCGACGACCGCCAGGGGTACGCGATCGCCGCGGTCATGGGCGTGATCTTCCTGGTGTCGACCTTCGCGCTCTCCGCGCTCGAACTCGCAGGGCGAGGCAGCGCTCCCGAACTCGCTGGGGCCGCGATGGAGGGCAAGGAGCAGCGCTTCGGCATCCTCGGGTCGACCCTGTTCGGAAGTGCCTCCACGCTGACCTCGACGGGTGCGGTGAACTCGATGCACGACTCGTACACCGCGCTCGGCGGCATGATGCCGATGCTCAACATGATGCTCGGCGAGGTCGCCCCGGGCGGCGTAGGGTCCGGCCTGTACGGCATGCTCGTGCTGGCCGTCATCGCGGTGTTCGTCGGCGGCCTGCTCGTCGGCCGCACCCCGGAGTACCTCGGCAAGCGCATCGGGCCACGTGAGATCAAGCTCGCCAGCCTCTACATCCTGGTCACGCCGATCCTGGTGCTGGGCGGCACGGCGCTGAGCTTCGCGATCCCCGGCATCCGGGACGACGTCGCCGGGACAAGCATCCTGAATCCGGGCGTGCACGGCATGAGCGAGGTGCTCTACGCCTTCACGTCGGCCGCGAACAACAACGGCTCCGCCTTCGCGGGTCTCACCGCGAACACGCCGTGGTTCAACACCGCACTCGGCATCGCGATGCTGCTCGGGCGGTTCCTGCCGATCGTGCTCGTGCTCGCGCTGGCCGGCTCGCTCGCCGCGCAGGAGCGCATCCCGGCGACCACCGGCACGCTGCCCACCCACCGACCGCAGTTCGTCGGCCTGCTCACGGTCGTCGCTGTCGTCATCACCGCCCTCACCTACTTCCCGGTCCTCACCCTGGGCCCCCTCGCCGAAGGACTCGTCTGA
- the kdpB gene encoding potassium-transporting ATPase subunit KdpB encodes MALLTSAPEKPDAAASEPSAPRRAFDGRQLVQALPGAVRRLNPASLTRNPVMLLVWVGAAFTTVLAIAEPFLADAAESGGTAIPPGFTWGIAAWLWLTVLFANVAESVAEGRGKAQAATLRRTRTSTLARRVVDYDAKTDAAAVRARAADVASAELQRDDVVVVEAGELIPGDGDIIAGIATVDESAITGESAPVIRESGGDRSAVTGGTRVLSDRIVVRITSKPGETFVDRMIALVEGANRQRTPNEIALNILLASLSIVFVVAVLTLNPIASYAASPVSIPVLIALLVCLIPTTIGALLSAIGIAGMDRLVQRNVLAMSGRAVEAAGDVTTLLLDKTGTITYGNRRADEVLPLAGVDAADLLRTAALSSLADPTPEGASIVDLAAADGIRVDAPADGVVVPFTAQTRMSGLDLADGTQIRKGAGSAVSAWLGRADADAELTRTTDAVAGSGGTPLVVAVKDAEGAGRVLGVVHLKDIVKTGLRERFDELRSMGIRTVMITGDNPLTAAAIAKEAGVDDFLAEATPEDKLALIRREQEGGRLVAMTGDGTNDAPALAQADVGVAMNTGTSAAKEAGNMVDLDSDPTKLIDIVRIGKQLLITRGALTTFSLANDIAKYFAIIPAMFMGVFPGLAALNIMQLHSPASAVTSAIVFNAIVIVFLIPLALRGVAYRPAGAAQILQRNLLVYGLGGVVAPFIGIKLIDLVVSLLPGF; translated from the coding sequence ATGGCTCTGCTCACCTCCGCCCCCGAGAAACCGGATGCCGCGGCATCCGAACCGTCCGCCCCACGTCGCGCGTTCGACGGGCGTCAGCTCGTCCAGGCGCTCCCCGGAGCGGTGCGCAGACTGAACCCCGCCTCGCTGACCAGAAACCCCGTCATGCTGCTGGTCTGGGTCGGCGCCGCGTTCACGACCGTGCTCGCGATCGCCGAGCCCTTCCTGGCCGACGCCGCCGAATCGGGCGGGACTGCGATCCCGCCCGGCTTCACGTGGGGCATCGCGGCATGGCTGTGGCTGACGGTGCTGTTCGCGAACGTCGCGGAATCCGTCGCCGAGGGCCGCGGCAAGGCCCAAGCCGCGACTCTGCGCAGGACGAGGACCAGCACGCTGGCCCGTCGGGTGGTCGACTACGACGCGAAGACGGATGCCGCGGCCGTCCGTGCCCGGGCCGCCGACGTCGCGTCGGCGGAACTGCAGCGCGACGATGTGGTCGTCGTCGAGGCCGGTGAGCTGATTCCCGGCGACGGCGACATCATCGCCGGCATCGCCACCGTCGACGAGTCAGCGATCACGGGCGAGAGCGCACCGGTCATCCGCGAGTCCGGCGGCGACCGCAGCGCCGTCACCGGCGGCACGCGCGTGCTCTCCGACCGGATCGTGGTGCGCATCACCTCGAAGCCGGGAGAGACCTTCGTCGACCGCATGATCGCCCTCGTCGAGGGCGCGAACCGGCAGCGCACGCCGAACGAGATCGCGCTCAACATCCTGCTGGCGAGCCTGTCGATCGTCTTCGTCGTCGCCGTGCTGACGCTGAACCCGATCGCCTCCTACGCGGCGTCCCCGGTCAGCATCCCCGTGCTCATCGCCCTGCTGGTGTGCCTGATCCCGACGACCATCGGCGCGCTGCTGTCGGCGATCGGCATCGCGGGCATGGACCGCCTCGTTCAGCGCAACGTGCTGGCGATGTCCGGGCGCGCCGTGGAGGCGGCGGGCGACGTCACGACGCTGCTTCTGGACAAGACCGGCACCATCACATATGGCAACCGCCGCGCCGATGAGGTTCTGCCACTTGCGGGAGTCGACGCCGCCGACCTGCTCCGCACCGCGGCGCTCTCGTCGCTCGCCGACCCCACCCCTGAGGGCGCATCGATCGTCGACCTCGCGGCCGCCGACGGCATCCGCGTCGATGCGCCTGCGGACGGAGTCGTCGTGCCGTTCACGGCGCAGACCAGGATGAGCGGACTGGACCTCGCGGACGGAACACAGATCCGCAAGGGCGCCGGCTCGGCCGTGAGCGCCTGGCTCGGACGCGCGGATGCGGATGCCGAGCTCACCCGCACCACGGATGCCGTCGCCGGCAGCGGCGGCACGCCGCTGGTCGTGGCGGTGAAGGACGCAGAGGGCGCCGGGCGCGTGCTCGGCGTCGTGCATCTCAAGGACATCGTCAAGACGGGTTTGCGCGAACGGTTCGACGAGCTGCGCTCGATGGGCATCCGCACCGTGATGATCACGGGCGACAACCCGCTCACCGCCGCCGCGATCGCGAAGGAGGCCGGCGTCGACGACTTCCTCGCGGAGGCGACGCCGGAGGACAAACTCGCCCTGATCCGCCGCGAGCAGGAGGGCGGACGGCTCGTCGCGATGACCGGAGACGGCACGAACGACGCGCCCGCGCTCGCGCAGGCCGACGTCGGGGTCGCGATGAACACGGGCACGTCGGCCGCGAAGGAGGCCGGCAACATGGTCGACCTCGACTCGGACCCGACCAAGCTCATCGACATCGTCCGGATCGGCAAACAGCTGCTCATCACGCGCGGCGCCCTGACGACGTTCTCCCTCGCCAACGACATCGCGAAGTACTTCGCGATCATCCCGGCGATGTTCATGGGCGTCTTCCCCGGGCTCGCAGCGCTGAACATCATGCAGCTGCACTCCCCGGCATCCGCTGTGACGAGCGCGATCGTCTTCAACGCGATCGTGATCGTCTTCCTCATCCCGCTCGCGCTGCGGGGTGTCGCGTACCGACCGGCCGGCGCCGCGCAGATCCTGCAGCGCAACCTGCTCGTGTACGGCCTGGGCGGCGTGGTCGCCCCGTTCATCGGCATCAAACTCATCGACCTCGTCGTCAGCCTGCTGCCCGGCTTCTGA
- the kdpC gene encoding potassium-transporting ATPase subunit KdpC, producing the protein MSQSRTAVRTVGVAIRAMLVFTLVLGVGYTLVITAIGQLALPWQANGSPVTDEKGAVVGSALIGQSFTNADGEALPQYFQSRPSAAGYDGRGSTGSNLGPENPDLVAAIEERRAAIAEREGVSVDAVPADAVTASGSGLDPHISAAYALLQVPRVAQERGLDEAVVRDVVESRIQGRDLGFLGEERANVVELNLALDRQEG; encoded by the coding sequence ATGTCCCAGTCCCGCACCGCAGTGCGCACCGTCGGCGTCGCGATCCGCGCGATGCTCGTCTTCACCCTCGTCCTGGGCGTCGGCTACACCCTCGTGATCACCGCAATCGGCCAGCTCGCCCTGCCATGGCAGGCGAACGGATCCCCCGTCACGGACGAGAAGGGCGCCGTCGTCGGCAGTGCGCTGATCGGCCAGTCCTTTACGAATGCCGACGGCGAGGCGCTGCCGCAGTACTTCCAGTCCCGCCCATCCGCCGCCGGGTACGACGGCCGCGGGTCCACGGGGAGCAACCTCGGGCCGGAGAACCCCGACCTCGTCGCCGCGATCGAGGAGCGACGGGCGGCCATCGCGGAGCGCGAGGGCGTATCGGTGGACGCCGTACCCGCCGACGCCGTGACGGCGTCCGGTTCGGGCCTCGACCCCCACATCAGCGCGGCATACGCGCTGCTGCAGGTACCGCGGGTCGCACAGGAGCGGGGGCTCGACGAGGCCGTGGTCCGTGACGTCGTGGAGTCTAGGATTCAAGGGCGGGACCTGGGATTCCTCGGCGAGGAGCGCGCCAACGTCGTGGAGCTGAATCTCGCACTCGATCGGCAGGAGGGGTGA